A single region of the Cucumis melo cultivar AY chromosome 3, USDA_Cmelo_AY_1.0, whole genome shotgun sequence genome encodes:
- the LOC103496557 gene encoding G-type lectin S-receptor-like serine/threonine-protein kinase At1g34300, whose protein sequence is MNFHTHLFRCFIAFAFAVSFSEAAITLGSSLRASVPNQAWNSSNGDFSLGFTPLDSSSGSSFKVGIVFTGGVPTIWSAGGGATVDASSALHFQSDGNLRLVSGSGAVVWESNTTGLGVSSAVLEDTGNLVLLNSSSQPVWSSFDHPTDTIVPSQNFTVGMVLRSGQYSFKLLDVGNITLTWNGDEGDVVYWNHGLNTSIGGTLNSPSLRLDPIGMLAVFDTRIPAGSFVAYSNDYADNAEPTFRFLKLTRDGNLEIRSVVRGSGSETAGWEAIPDRCQIFGFCGELSICSYNDTSPTCSCPSANFEPFDSNDWKKGCKRKLDLGNCSSGINMLPLQNTKLLQYPWNFPGIQYSMQISGCQSNCRQSAACDSSTAPSDGSGFCYYISSGFIRGYQSPALPSTSFLKVCGDVLPNQQESSDVSRPGDKNVKTWVLAVVVLVTLFAMIAFEAGLWWWCCRHTSNFGGMSSQYTLLEYASGAPVQFSYKELHRVTNGFKDKLGAGGFGAVYKGVLTNRTVVAVKQLEGIEQGEKQFRMEVATISSTHHLNLVRLVGFCSEGRRRLLVYELMKNGSLDGLLFKGEEGQSGKFLSWEDRFKIAVGTAKGITYLHEECRDCIIHCDIKPENILLDEYLNAKVSDFGLAKLINMKDHRYRTLTSVRGTRGYLAPEWLANLPLTSKSDVFSYGMVLLEIVSGRRNFDVSEETNHKRFSLWAYEEFEKGNLIEIVDKRLVDQEIDMDQVSRVVQVSFWCIQEQPSQRPTMGKVVQMIEGVIDIERPPAPKVTSMVSASGTSTYISSNLSNFSTTPTTETPASFSSSLAALDMTPGGSKIEKTSSSLLQSRYD, encoded by the coding sequence ATGAACTTCCATACCCATTTGTTTCGTTGCTTTATTGCTTTTGCTTTCGCAGTGTCTTTCTCGGAGGCTGCTATAACTCTAGGCTCTTCTTTGAGAGCTTCGGTTCCCAATCAGGCATGGAATTCCTCTAATGGAGATTTCTCTTTGGGTTTCACTCCATTGGATTCTTCTTCCGGTTCTTCTTTTAAAGTCGGCATAGTCTTCACTGGTGGCGTTCCTACTATATGGTCTGCTGGTGGCGGCGCTACGGTGGATGCTTCCAGTGCACTTCACTTCCAATCTGACGGTAACCTCCGTCTCGTCAGTGGTTCTGGTGCCGTTGTTTGGGAATCTAACACCACTGGCCTTGGCGTTTCCTCCGCTGTGCTCGAGGATACCGGCAACCTCGTCCTTCTAAATAGTAGTTCCCAGCCGGTTTGGTCTTCGTTCGATCATCCGACCGATACGATTGTTCCATCGCAGAATTTTACTGTGGGGATGGTACTGCGATCTGGTCAGTATTCTTTTAAATTACTTGATGTTGGGAATATAACTCTGACTTGGAATGGAGATGAAGGTGATGTTGTCTATTGGAATCATGGGTTAAATACATCGATCGGTGGAACTTTGAATTCTCCTAGTTTACGATTAGATCCTATTGGGATGTTGGCTGTTTTTGATACAAGAATACCAGCTGGTTCATTTGTAGCTTATAGCAACGATTATGCTGATAATGCTGAGCCTACTTTTAGGTTTCTAAAGTTGACAAGAGATGGAAATTTAGAGATTCGTAGTGTTGTTAGAGGAAGTGGGTCTGAAACAGCAGGATGGGAAGCTATTCCTGACAGATGTCAGATATTTGGGTTTTGTGGGGAACTTAGTATTTGTAGTTATAATGATACAAGTCCAACTTGTAGTTGCCCATCTGCAAATTTTGAACCTTTTGATTCAAATGATTGGAAGAAAGGATGTAAGAGGAAGTTGGATCTCGGAAATTGTAGCAGTGGCATTAACATGTTGCCATTGCAGAATACAAAGCTTTTACAATATCCATGGAATTTTCCAGGCATACAGTACTCCATGCAGATATCGGGGTGTCAATCAAATTGTCGACAAAGTGCTGCCTGTGATTCTTCTACTGCACCATCAGACGGGAGTGGGTTTTGTTATTACATATCTTCAGGTTTTATAAGGGGATATCAGAGTCCTGCTTTGCCAAGCACTTCATTCCTCAAGGTCTGTGGGGATGTGCTCCCAAATCAACAGGAATCTTCAGATGTTTCGAGGCCGGGTGATAAGAATGTGAAGACTTGGGTTTTGGCTGTTGTGGTTTTGGTTACCCTTTTTGCCATGATTGCTTTTGAGGCTGGTTTATGGTGGTGGTGTTGTAGACACACCTCCAATTTTGGAGGGATGTCCAGCCAATACACTCTTCTTGAGTATGCTTCTGGTGCTCCAGTGCAGTTCTCGTATAAAGAACTCCATCGTGTGACGAACGGTTTCAAGGACAAGCTTGGAGCTGGTGGATTTGGTGCTGTTTATAAAGGGGTTCTTACTAATAGGACAGTTGTTGCAGTGAAGCAACTCGAGGGAATTGAGCAGGGAGAGAAGCAATTTAGGATGGAGGTAGCAACTATAAGTAGCACACACCATTTGAATCTGGTGAGATTGGTTGGTTTTTGCTCAGAAGGACGGCGTAGGCTATTAGTATATGAGCTCATGAAGAATGGCTCTCTTGATGGATTGCTATTCAAGGGGGAAGAAGGGCAATCTGGGAAGTTCCTTAGCTGGGAAGATCGTTTCAAAATTGCTGTTGGAACTGCCAAGGGGATCACATATCTTCATGAGGAGTGCCGTGATTGCATCATTCATTGTGATATAAAGCCAGAGAACATACTCTTAGATGAGTATTTAAATGCCAAAGTCTCAGATTTTGGTCTGGCAAAGCTCATTAATATGAAAGATCACAGATATCGAACCTTGACTAGCGTAAGAGGGACGAGGGGATATTTGGCACCTGAATGGCTAGCAAACCTGCCACTGACTTCAAAGTCTGATGTTTTCAGCTATGGTATGGTTCTTTTAGAGATCGTGAGTGGACGAAGGAATTTTGATGTTTCTGAAGAAACAAATCACAAGCGGTTCTCTTTGTGGGCTTACGAAGAGTTCGAAAAAGGAAATCTCATAGAAATCGTTGACAAAAGACTTGTGGATCAAGAGATTGATATGGACCAAGTTAGTAGGGTGGTTCAGGTGAGCTTTTGGTGCATCCAGGAGCAACCATCTCAGAGGCCAACAATGGGAAAAGTCGTGCAGATGATCGAAGGAGTCATCGACATCGAGAGGCCTCCTGCACCAAAAGTAACATCCATGGTTTCCGCAAGTGGAACAAGCACTTATATCAGCAGCAATTTGAGCAATTTCTCCACCACACCCACAACCGAAACACCGGCCTCATTTTCGTCATCTCTTGCTGCACTAGACATGACTCCTGGTGGCAGCAAGATTGAGAAAACAAGTTCATCCCTTCTTCAATCAAGGTACGACTAA
- the LOC103496556 gene encoding tRNA nucleotidyltransferase cca2 gives MKLLFSLKLPLKLHSLIIPSLSIPTSLLKFSPPHPPLKFPTTRFPSPKSMATAMSSPKPLVQVKDNIELTETEEKIFHRLLGTLRHFNLQTQLRVAGGWVRDKLLGKDCYDIDIALDNMLGSEFVDKVREYLLTVGEEAQGVAVIPCNPDQSKHLETARMRIFDMWIDFVNLRCEEYSENSRIPTKQKFGTAEEDAYRRDLTINSLFYNINLSIVEDFTKRGISDLKFGKIVTPLPAKATFMDDPLRVLRAIRFCARFEFTLDEELKEAAACEEVKAALAAKISRERIGVEIDLMIAGNQPVKAMSYISDLTLFWTVFTLPSNTEPEISEVCNRLCIACLDATWNLIQHINCFTFSDEQKRLSLYASLCLPFRKFTFKDKKSKKIPVVNYIFRDSLKRKVSDAETVVNVHQVLEKFLSLIPLLVSKEEIQPNGFDWGVECADVPATSRIRVLTGLLLREIKDFWPVALLMATLLYPANVDYAQDLLNQNFELEKRKELFDVIYNETVKLGLENVWEMKPLVNGKEIMNILQLKAGGPLVREWQQKILAWQLAHPSGTSEECIDWIRETHSKRVKLDE, from the exons ATGAAACTGCTTTTCTCTTTGAAATTACCTCTGAAACTCCACTCCCTCATCATTCCCTCGCTCTCTATCCCCACTTCCTTACTCAAGTTTTCACCTCCTCACCCTCCCCTCAAATTCCCCACAACCAGATTTCCGTCTCCAAAATCAATGGCGACCGCTATGTCCTCCCCTAAACCACTTGTTCAAGTCAAGGACAACATCGAACTCACTGAAACCGAGGAGAAGATTTTCCACAGGCTTCTCGGGACCCTTCGTCACTTCAATCTCCAAACCCAACTTCGTGTTGCTGGCGGTTGGGTTCGTGATAAG CTTCTCGGCAAAGATTGTTACGATATTGATATCGCTCTGGATAATATGTTGGGTAGCGAGTTTGTGGACAAGGTTAGAGAATATTTGTTGACAGTTGGGGAAGAAGCGCAAGGAGTCGCTGTTATTCCATG taACCCTGACCAATCAAAACATCTAGAAACAGCAAGGATGCGTATCTTTGATATGTGGATTGATTTTGTAAACTTGAGGTGTGAGGAATACAGTGAGAATAGCCGTATTCCTACTAAG CAAAAGTTTGGGACGGCAGAGGAGGATGCATATAGAAGGGATTTAACAATCAATAg TTTGTTCTACAATATCAACTTGAGCATAGTCGAAGATTTTACGAAAAGAG GCATTTCGGATTTGAAGTTTGGGAAAATTGTGACTCCTTTACCGGCTAAAGCTACATTTATGGATGATCCACTTCGAGTCCTTCGAGCCATACGTTTCT GTGCAAGATTTGAATTCACATTGGACGAAGAACTGAAGgaagctgctgcttgtgaagaaGTAAAGGCTGCTCTTGCTGCAAAGATTAGCAGGGAACGTATTGGAGTTGAG ATTGATCTCATGATTGCTGGGAATCAGCCAGTAAAAGCAATGAGCTACATTTCTGATTTGACTTTATTTTGGACTGTCTTTACTCTTCCTTCTAACACTGAACCTGAAATATCTGAGGTGTGTAATAG GCTTTGCATTGCTTGTCTGGATGCCACGTGGAACCTCATTCAACATATCAATTGCTTTACCTTTAGT GACGAACAGAAAAGGCTCTCTTTGTATGCTTCTCTCTGCCTTCCATTCAGAAAATTCACATTTAAAGATAAGAAATCCAAAAAG ATTCCTGTTGTCAACTATATTTTCCGGGATTCTCTCAAGCGAAAAGTTAGCGATGCTGAAACA GTTGTTAACGTACATCAGGTCTTGGAGAAGTTTTTGTCCTTGATTCCTCTTCTTGTATCTAAAGAGGAAATTCAACCCAATGGATTTGATTGGGGTGTTGAATGTGCAGATGTTCCTGCTACGTCAAGGATTCGAGTATTAACTG GGCTTCTTTTGCGGGAAATTAAAGACTTCTGGCCTGTAGCTTTATTGATGGCCACCTTGTTATATCCTGCTAATGTAGATTATGCACAAGATCTGTTAAACCAAAACTTTGAACTGGAAAAGCGAAAAGAACTGTTTGACGTCATTTACAACGAGACTGTTAAACTAG GTTTGGAAAATGTGTGGGAGATGAAACCTTTGGTGAATGGGAAGGAGATTATGAACATTTTGCAACTGAAAGCAGGAGGACCACTTGTTAGAGAATGG CAACAGAAGATACTTGCATGGCAGCTCGCACACCCCTCAGGAACATCCGAAGAATGCATCGACTGGATTCGGGAAACACATTCGAAGCGTGTTAAGTTGGATGAATGA